The genomic DNA ACTGTTTCCTCGTTGGCACACTTTTTAAAGTAAGCTGTCATAAATTAGTTACATTAAATAGTAGAGGCTAGACACTGCAAGTTGCCCAGAAAAATGCCTATTAACTCAAAAACAAGATGTTCCCCCTTCCTGATGTCAGTGATATTACTCAGCCAAGGAGAGGGAAGTTTCTGTCTACAAGAGAGAAACACAAGAGACTTGTCTCTCATTTAGAACTCTCACTTTAGTATTCCTATCATGAAACTAGACCCTCCCCAAAACTAATTTAGTGTTGGTGAATACTTATTCCACTGTTACTAACTAAAGAGCTAGTGTACTTCACTTACAGACTAGTATGTTTTCTACATGGGTTCTACCATGTTGACTCTAACAATGTTGCATAAGCTCCCTAGGCTGAATAGCATTGTTGTCAGGCTACTAGATTGGTATTGTCCTTGCCCTTTTCTTTACAGCACTAGAATGCAAGTCAGTGTGGAGACAAATAGCATTGCCATGCCTCATTGATGGAATCTTGCTCAAATAGTTAAGTAAAGAATTAGGCTCCAATGATTGCATTTCCTGGGTCCTTTCACTCAATGCACACAGTGGATCACTGTTCCTAGAAAATAATGATCTCACAGTAACTGTTTAGTTATACATTCTTTGAAGTAAGACACTTAGCTGAGTTCCTAAGCAAGGTATTTTCTCTCACAAGGATGGTTTCCTTCACTTCTCTTTACATGCAGGTCAAACATGAGAATTTCAACAACTGGTGGCCAAGTGTTTTTACCCATATTTTGAGGCccccaaagaaaaacaaaaacaaaaacaaaaacattttcagactACTTACATATTAAATTGGATCTGTGTATTTGCAGACTTTTTTTCCCTATTAGTTCAGTTGAAAGTCCTGTTCACAGCACCAGGCAGATGCTCTCTTTAATATCATTAAATCATTACACCCAGAGTACCCAAATACTAACAAAAAAGTTACTCCCTTTGGAGCAATCCTTAGCACTGAAATGGTGAAGACAGACATTACATCTGAAAACTGTCAGTTACCAAAAAAGAAAGTTTCACCCTTCTATTAATGTATTGATAACATCTTTCTATAGAGATTTTAATGGATACTATGTTCTCTTACTGCTATGCATTGAACAAAACATAAACCAAAGTCCTGTAACTACTTTATTAGCTCTTCAAAGTGACATTAACAGGAGAAACTTGACAACTGTAGAATATCTGCAATGCAAAGTTCCATAAGAGATCCAGTACAATCGTAACCATTGGATTAACTACTTTTTTCTTGAAATAAGTGCATTTATTTTTGCCAGATCGCCAAATGACACTGTTGCAGAACCTCTCTGGGCAGGTCTtgcctgaaaaaaacaaacaaacaaagggttAATCTTGTGAAATATGGGAGTTATTGACATTCAAGCATAAAGCAACGGATAAGCTTCTTGTTACCTGTGACTCTTGGAATTTCCAGCCTATCATGTAATAAATCTCAAATGTAGCAGGTACTGAACCATCATTACTTCCATACATTTCTATTAAAAAGAGAAATGGGTTTTTATACATTGAAGAATTAAGTATGAAATGTTGAATCTGACAACAGTTTTTACTGAATGCAACTATGTATTTTTGAAAGCTATTTTTACTGTGCAGAAAGGGAGACCCTTAAAATTCTGATTGTATTAAGGTATAGTAGACAGAAGACAAGATGACATCACAACCATACAAAATGTGAACCTATTTCAAATCTACAGTAATTACTATTAAAaagatattacaaaaataaatggtACTTGTGTTAAAATTGGACAACCAAATTGTGTCTTAGataagaaaggttaaaaaaaaagtaacatggAAAAAAGGAATGTTCATAGAACAAATGAAGGCTAAAAAGATAGCTATTAAATGATATACCTTGATATATTGCTGCAGCTGCCAACATGGTTTCTCTGTGTAGGATAGGTTTCCTATTCCAAGAACAATTACTCTCTCCCATACCTAAAAATAtgtttcagctttaaaaaaaaagatacagcaTACACCATGAGTCTGAAATTTCATGCATAAATCACATATTTAGTCAATACAGAGGGAGAATCCTCCAAATAGAATGGTACAGCATACAGAGATTTGATTCAAGGGAACATCTACTTTACATTGCGAAGATGCAAAAGCCTTGCATAGCTTGTATTAAATTTATGGTTTATAAAGTTAACCATTTCACTATGTTATCATCCAGAAGATTTATTCTGCTATGTAAtggtcttgatttttttaaataagcaagttAGTCTGCTTATTTTCAGAATCTGAATACATACTTCTATGCTGATAACACATTacaaaaataatgcgttaattaaatttttgactgaactctatgggggagaattgtatgtctctggctcAATTTTACCCgcgttctgccatatatttcatattatagcagtctcggatgatgactcactacatgttgttcattttaagaacactttcactgcagatttaataaaactcaaagaaggtaccaatgtgagatttctaaagatagatacagcactgaatccaagatttaagaatctgtagtgccttccaaaatctgagacagatgaggtatggagcatgctttcagaagtcttaaaagagaacacactgatgcaaaaactacagaaccagaatcaccaaaaagaaaatcaaccttctgctggtggcatgtgactcatgatgaaaatgaacatgcgtcagtccatactgctttggattgttatagaGTAGACCCCGTTATCAGCATGTATACATTTGCCCTGGAATGGCGGTTTGAAGcgtgaagggacatataaatctttagcacatctggcatgtaaatatcttgtgacatcaGCTACAccacctgttctcgctttcacatgacattgtaaacaagaagtaggcagcattatctcctgcaaatgtaaacaaacttgtttgtctgagcaattggctgaacaagaaataggactgagtggacttgtagtctctCAACTTTCATATTTGAAtgaagtttttttgtacataattctatatttgtaaattcaactttcatgataaagagattgcactacagtacttgtattagatgaactgaaaaatactatttcttttgttttttacagtacaattatttgtaataaaaataaatataaagtgagcactgtacactttgtattctgtgttataatttaaatcaatatatttgaaaatgtagaaaacatacaatttatttaaatgaattgtattctattattgtttaatcacttgacagccctaattaatgTGTCAATTCAGGCATTCCAAGGCTAGAATGAATTATTCTTCCTAGTCAAACACTTCACAATTCTCAGATAACAGGAGAACTTTTCTGCAAAGTTCAGCTGGAGTTAAGAAACAGGTACAACCTCTAGCCTCCAAATACTACCACACCTTATTGTATTTAGCCAATTTTGAACAATAACCTACATGTTGTTTGTGAAAAATTTACTTGCCTTTCAAATCTTCCATGATCTCAAACATCCCTGGATAGTTGACTTGAATTTCATCAGTATCctaaaaaatgtttaattcaagTGTATAGGTAATTAAAGGAAAACAAGAGATTGCtctatgaaaagaaaataatttgcatAACTATACAACTTGTTTTACTACTTGTCTCCCATTTATGCAACATAATCACACTAAGAAAAATATACACGGATAGCCATGTCTACATTCCTATAGAAATATATTTAGTAACTCAACTTGAATCACCAAATTCAGATTAAAGTGCCATTATAagcaaaaggaagagaaaaaacagcAATTGACCATTAGTGTCTTACATTTTTACTAGTAGGTCTG from Chelonoidis abingdonii isolate Lonesome George chromosome 3, CheloAbing_2.0, whole genome shotgun sequence includes the following:
- the NDUFAF5 gene encoding arginine-hydroxylase NDUFAF5, mitochondrial isoform X3, whose product is MLCLHWVNDLPRAFREIHQVLKPDGVFIGAMFGGETLYELRCSLQLAELEREGGFSPHVSPFTDVTDLGHLLGRAGFNTLTVDTDEIQVNYPGMFEIMEDLKGMGESNCSWNRKPILHRETMLAAAAIYQEMYGSNDGSVPATFEIYYMIGWKFQESQARPAQRGSATVSFGDLAKINALISRKK
- the NDUFAF5 gene encoding arginine-hydroxylase NDUFAF5, mitochondrial isoform X4, which encodes MFGGETLYELRCSLQLAELEREGGFSPHVSPFTDVTDLGHLLGRAGFNTLTVDTDEIQVNYPGMFEIMEDLKGMGESNCSWNRKPILHRETMLAAAAIYQEMYGSNDGSVPATFEIYYMIGWKFQESQARPAQRGSATVSFGDLAKINALISRKK